One Spiribacter halobius DNA segment encodes these proteins:
- a CDS encoding polyprenyl synthetase family protein, with product MDLAPLRALVADDMATVDQLIRARLRSDVSLINQLGNYIIGGGGKRLRPLVVVLTARAAGLAGERDDHALLAAIVELIHTATLLHDDVVDDSEVRRGRETANQIWGNEASVLVGDFLYTRSFQMMVELQDMHVMEVFSRTTNTIAEGEVLQLLHVHDPDVTEARYREVIYRKTAALFEAGCRLGAHLAAPGDGALADATAAYGRHLGNAFQLIDDALDYDGDPQHIGKNLGDDLAEGKPTLPLIRTLATTDEDTRALLRRVIEQGGRDDIAAVREAIARAGAIPYTRALAEAEAGKAREALRELPEGEFRNALETLADFAISRDH from the coding sequence ATGGACCTCGCACCGCTCCGCGCCCTCGTCGCCGACGACATGGCGACGGTGGACCAGCTCATCCGCGCGCGCCTGCGCTCCGACGTCTCCCTGATCAATCAGCTCGGCAACTACATCATCGGCGGCGGCGGCAAGCGCCTGCGCCCGCTGGTGGTGGTGCTCACCGCGCGTGCCGCGGGGCTGGCCGGCGAGCGCGACGACCACGCCCTGCTGGCTGCCATTGTCGAGCTCATCCATACCGCCACCCTGCTGCACGACGACGTGGTGGACGACTCCGAGGTGCGCCGCGGGCGGGAGACCGCAAACCAGATCTGGGGCAACGAGGCGAGCGTCCTGGTGGGCGACTTCCTCTATACGCGCTCGTTCCAGATGATGGTGGAGCTGCAGGACATGCACGTCATGGAGGTGTTCTCGCGCACCACCAACACCATCGCCGAAGGCGAGGTGCTCCAGCTGCTGCATGTGCACGACCCGGATGTCACCGAGGCGCGCTACCGCGAGGTGATCTACCGCAAGACCGCGGCGCTGTTCGAGGCCGGCTGCCGGCTCGGCGCCCATCTCGCGGCACCGGGGGATGGTGCCCTCGCCGATGCCACGGCGGCCTATGGCCGCCACCTTGGCAACGCCTTCCAGCTCATCGACGACGCCCTCGACTACGACGGCGACCCGCAGCACATCGGCAAGAACCTGGGCGACGACCTCGCCGAGGGCAAGCCGACGCTGCCGCTCATCCGCACCCTCGCCACCACCGACGAGGACACCCGGGCACTGCTGCGCCGCGTCATCGAGCAGGGGGGTCGCGACGACATCGCCGCCGTTCGCGAGGCCATTGCGCGCGCGGGGGCGATTCCCTATACTCGCGCCCTCGCTGAGGCAGAGGCCGGGAAGGCCCGCGAGGCCCTGCGCGAGCTGCCCGAAGGCGAGTTCCGCAACGCCCTCGAGACGCTCGCCGACTTCGCCATCAGCCGCGACCACTGA
- the rplU gene encoding 50S ribosomal protein L21: MYAVIRSGGKQYRVAEGDVLRVEKLDAEAGATVEFDQVLLVAGDGDVKVGTPLLDGGRVSAEVLAQGRGRKIEVVKFKRRKDYQRHYGHRQHYTEVKITGIQAG, translated from the coding sequence ATGTACGCGGTGATCAGGTCGGGGGGCAAGCAGTATCGCGTCGCCGAGGGCGACGTCCTCCGCGTGGAGAAGCTGGACGCCGAGGCCGGTGCCACGGTCGAGTTCGACCAGGTGCTGCTGGTCGCCGGGGACGGCGACGTCAAGGTCGGCACCCCGCTGCTCGACGGCGGGCGCGTCTCCGCCGAGGTGCTCGCGCAGGGCCGTGGTCGCAAGATCGAGGTGGTCAAGTTCAAGCGGCGCAAGGACTACCAGCGGCACTACGGTCACCGCCAGCACTACACCGAAGTCAAGATCACCGGCATCCAGGCCGGCTGA
- the rpmA gene encoding 50S ribosomal protein L27, whose protein sequence is MAHKKAGGSTRNGRDSHSKRLGVKRFGGQQVLAGNILVRQRGTHFHAGENVGIGNDHTLFAKVNGQVVFARKGPHKRRFVSVQPAG, encoded by the coding sequence ATGGCACACAAGAAGGCAGGCGGCAGCACCCGTAACGGGCGCGACTCGCATTCCAAGCGCCTCGGCGTGAAGCGCTTCGGCGGCCAGCAGGTGCTCGCGGGCAATATCCTGGTGCGCCAGCGCGGGACGCACTTCCATGCCGGCGAGAACGTGGGCATCGGCAACGACCACACCCTGTTCGCGAAAGTGAACGGCCAGGTGGTCTTCGCCCGCAAGGGCCCGCACAAGCGGCGCTTCGTGAGCGTGCAGCCCGCCGGCTGA
- the cgtA gene encoding Obg family GTPase CgtA yields MKFVDEATIKVAAGDGGNGCVSFRREKYVPRGGPDGGDGGHGGSVWLVADEGLNTLADFRHARFYAAERGANGQGRQMTGRSGEDVLVAVPIGTTVFDVETGERIGDLTRNGERLLVAEGGRGGLGNIHFKSSTNRAPRQSVPGTEGERRGLRLELRVLADVGLLGLPNAGKSTLLRAVSAARPRVADYPFTTLHPGLGVVSVSEGRSFVMADIPGLIEGAAEGAGLGVRFLKHLARTRLLLHLVDTARLYEDADPAEDARSVVRELERYSAELAARERWLVLNKADLFPADERERVAADIRARLGWDGPLHFISAETGEGTRALSQAVMNRLEAMAEQAREEAGHGRD; encoded by the coding sequence ATGAAATTCGTAGATGAAGCGACCATCAAGGTCGCCGCCGGGGACGGCGGCAACGGCTGCGTGAGCTTTCGCCGGGAGAAGTACGTCCCGCGCGGAGGGCCGGACGGCGGCGATGGTGGCCATGGCGGCAGTGTCTGGCTGGTGGCGGACGAGGGGCTGAATACCCTGGCCGACTTCCGGCACGCCCGCTTCTACGCCGCCGAGCGTGGCGCCAACGGTCAGGGCCGGCAGATGACCGGGCGCAGCGGCGAGGATGTGCTGGTCGCCGTGCCCATCGGCACCACCGTGTTCGACGTCGAGACCGGCGAGCGCATCGGCGACCTGACCCGGAACGGCGAGCGGCTGCTGGTGGCCGAGGGCGGCCGCGGCGGTCTTGGCAATATCCACTTCAAGAGCTCCACCAATCGCGCGCCGCGCCAGTCCGTGCCCGGCACCGAGGGCGAGCGTCGCGGCCTGCGCCTGGAGCTGCGGGTGCTCGCCGACGTCGGCCTGTTGGGCCTGCCCAATGCCGGCAAGTCCACGCTGCTGCGGGCGGTGTCCGCGGCGCGGCCGCGGGTCGCGGACTATCCCTTCACCACGCTGCATCCCGGCCTCGGGGTGGTGAGCGTCAGCGAGGGGCGCAGCTTCGTCATGGCCGACATCCCCGGGCTGATCGAGGGTGCCGCTGAAGGGGCAGGGCTCGGGGTGCGCTTTCTCAAGCACCTGGCGCGCACGCGGCTGCTGCTGCATCTGGTGGATACCGCCCGGCTCTACGAGGACGCCGATCCGGCCGAGGACGCGCGCTCGGTGGTCCGCGAGCTCGAGCGCTACAGCGCCGAGCTCGCCGCCCGCGAGCGCTGGCTGGTGCTGAACAAGGCGGATCTCTTCCCGGCCGACGAGCGCGAGCGCGTCGCCGCCGACATCCGTGCCCGCCTCGGCTGGGACGGGCCGCTCCACTTTATCTCCGCGGAGACCGGCGAGGGCACGCGTGCGCTGAGCCAGGCGGTGATGAACAGGCTCGAGGCGATGGCGGAGCAGGCGCGGGAGGAGGCCGGCCATGGCCGTGACTGA
- the proB gene encoding glutamate 5-kinase, with protein MAVTEGGRRRWVVKVGSALVTAGGRGLDHERIGSWVEQVVAARRRGTDVVLVSSGSVAEGVKRLGWRRRPSELHQLQAAAAVGQMGLVQAYESAFQRFGLHTAQILLTHEDLADRRRYLNARGTLRALLEMGVVPVVNENDTIATDEIRFGDNDTLAALVSNLVEADLLLILTDQEGLYDADPRQHPDARLIQEARADDPRLLAMCSEAPGVLGSGGMRAKVQAAVRAARSGATTVIASGRGDDTLARVGAGEAVGTRLTPARERIAARKQWLAGQLQVRGRLRVDAGAARVLREAGRSLLPVGVTAVEGRFRRGEMVSCVDPEGREVARGLVNYDADEAARLCGVPSQRIEAVLGYVSEPELVHRDNLVVLE; from the coding sequence ATGGCCGTGACTGAGGGCGGCCGGCGCCGCTGGGTGGTGAAGGTTGGCAGCGCGCTGGTGACCGCCGGCGGCCGCGGACTGGACCACGAGCGCATCGGCAGCTGGGTGGAGCAGGTGGTGGCCGCGCGCCGCCGCGGCACCGATGTGGTGCTCGTCTCCTCGGGCTCGGTGGCCGAGGGCGTCAAGCGGCTCGGCTGGCGGCGCCGACCGAGCGAGCTGCACCAGCTGCAGGCGGCGGCGGCCGTCGGCCAGATGGGTCTGGTGCAGGCCTACGAGTCGGCGTTCCAGCGCTTCGGCCTGCACACCGCGCAGATCCTGCTCACCCACGAGGACCTGGCCGACCGCCGGCGCTACCTGAATGCCCGCGGCACCCTGCGGGCCCTGCTGGAGATGGGCGTGGTGCCGGTGGTCAACGAGAACGACACCATCGCCACCGACGAGATCCGCTTTGGCGACAACGACACCCTGGCGGCCCTGGTCAGCAACCTGGTGGAGGCGGACCTGCTGCTGATCCTCACAGATCAGGAGGGCCTGTACGACGCCGATCCGCGCCAGCACCCCGACGCCCGCCTCATCCAGGAGGCCCGCGCGGATGATCCGCGACTGCTGGCCATGTGCTCCGAGGCCCCCGGCGTGCTCGGCAGTGGCGGCATGCGGGCCAAGGTGCAGGCGGCGGTGCGGGCGGCGCGCTCCGGGGCGACGACGGTGATCGCCTCAGGGCGCGGGGACGATACCCTCGCGCGCGTTGGCGCGGGCGAGGCGGTGGGTACCCGGCTCACCCCGGCGCGGGAGCGCATTGCCGCCCGCAAGCAGTGGCTCGCCGGGCAGCTGCAGGTGCGGGGGCGGCTGCGGGTGGACGCCGGCGCCGCGCGGGTGCTGCGGGAGGCCGGGCGCAGCCTGCTGCCGGTGGGGGTCACCGCGGTGGAGGGGCGCTTCCGGCGCGGCGAGATGGTGTCCTGTGTCGACCCGGAAGGGCGCGAGGTGGCACGCGGGCTGGTCAATTACGACGCCGACGAGGCGGCACGCCTGTGCGGCGTGCCGAGCCAGCGCATCGAGGCCGTGCTCGGCTACGTCTCCGAGCCGGAGCTGGTGCACCGGGACAATCTGGTGGTGCTGGAATGA
- the rpsT gene encoding 30S ribosomal protein S20: MANIASAKKRARQAEHRRQHNQARRSMMRTKIKHVVKAIERGDKAAAEAAYQAAVPVLDRMATHGLIHKNKAARHKSRLAQKIKSLAS, from the coding sequence TTGGCTAACATCGCCTCCGCAAAGAAGCGCGCCCGCCAGGCGGAGCACCGTCGCCAGCACAATCAGGCCCGTCGCTCGATGATGCGCACAAAGATCAAGCACGTGGTCAAGGCGATCGAGCGCGGCGACAAGGCGGCGGCGGAAGCGGCATACCAGGCGGCAGTGCCGGTGCTGGACCGCATGGCCACCCACGGCCTGATCCACAAGAACAAGGCCGCTCGCCACAAGAGCCGCCTGGCGCAGAAGATCAAGTCACTCGCGTCCTGA